A section of the Dehalobacter sp. DCM genome encodes:
- a CDS encoding TIGR00282 family metallophosphoesterase: protein MKILFIADIVGRPGREAVAAFLPELRKTYQLDLVIANAENASHGRGLTRDTATELYDYGVNFLTMGNHVWDQKDIVKFIDNENKLIRPANYPRGVPGKGYGFVSLNGIKTGIINLSGRIFLQPLDNPFTMIIPLINAMAQETPIIIVDFHAEATSEKVALGWFLNGKVSAVIGTHTHIQTADARVLNQGTAYITDAGMTGPRDSVLGVKKEIIINNFLTQMPARFEVADGVHQLNGVVLDIDEKTGKARSIQPIQRDNGETEGRRPLSP, encoded by the coding sequence ATGAAAATTCTTTTTATTGCTGATATTGTCGGCAGACCGGGACGAGAAGCCGTTGCTGCATTTTTACCGGAACTTCGGAAAACCTATCAACTGGATCTGGTTATCGCTAATGCGGAGAATGCGTCGCACGGGAGAGGTCTGACCAGAGATACAGCGACGGAGCTCTATGATTACGGAGTTAATTTCCTGACCATGGGAAACCATGTCTGGGATCAAAAGGATATCGTCAAATTTATCGATAATGAAAATAAGTTAATTCGTCCTGCCAATTATCCGAGAGGGGTACCTGGCAAAGGGTATGGTTTTGTGTCGCTCAATGGAATAAAAACAGGCATCATCAATTTATCCGGACGCATATTCCTGCAGCCCTTGGACAATCCATTCACCATGATCATCCCGCTGATTAACGCCATGGCCCAAGAAACGCCGATCATTATTGTCGACTTTCATGCTGAAGCGACATCAGAAAAAGTAGCTCTTGGCTGGTTCTTAAACGGGAAGGTCAGCGCGGTTATCGGGACGCATACCCATATCCAAACAGCGGATGCCCGCGTCTTAAACCAGGGTACTGCGTATATCACCGATGCCGGTATGACAGGACCCCGCGATTCTGTTCTTGGCGTAAAGAAGGAAATCATTATTAATAACTTTCTGACTCAGATGCCGGCGCGGTTTGAGGTTGCCGACGGAGTGCATCAGCTGAACGGGGTCGTTCTGGATATTGATGAGAAGACAGGAAAAGCACGAAGTATCCAGCCTATCCAAAGAGATAACGGGGAGACAGAGGGACGTAGACCTTTGTCTCCTTAG
- a CDS encoding stage V sporulation protein S, with protein MDVLKVSAKSSPNSVAGALAGVLREKGGAELQAIGAGALNQAVKAVAIARGFVAPSGLDLVCIPAFTDIQIEGEERTAIKLIVEPR; from the coding sequence ATGGATGTATTAAAAGTCTCAGCAAAATCCAGTCCAAATTCTGTAGCCGGTGCCTTAGCCGGTGTACTCAGAGAAAAAGGAGGAGCTGAATTGCAGGCGATCGGTGCCGGTGCATTAAACCAGGCAGTGAAAGCAGTTGCAATAGCCAGAGGCTTCGTCGCGCCAAGCGGACTTGATCTCGTTTGTATTCCGGCATTTACGGATATACAGATTGAAGGCGAGGAAAGAACAGCCATTAAGTTAATTGTGGAGCCAAGATAA
- a CDS encoding dipeptidase has protein sequence MADLWIADGHCDSIGDYLARKRDLREPSSFGHWDLTRAQDARLGLQFLALYIESEYKPFQAAWRGLELLQAALEFIDKNHSDVFLVKSKNDILKLGQSDAIGLLINVEGGEIIGESLFMLDLIFRLGVRSIGLTWNERNAIANGVGEGPDSGGLSQFGFKVIEKMNELGMIIDVSHVNAAGFWDVIHHSRTPIIASHSCAAALCGHRRNLTDDQLRALAANKGLVGINFCQDFLCDNGQADINDVVRHICHIAEVAGVDSVGFGSDFDGIESTPARLEHVGKYPYLVEKLSRAGFNRSELEKICYSNYVRFLSAVIK, from the coding sequence ATGGCTGATTTATGGATAGCAGACGGACATTGTGACAGTATCGGGGATTATCTTGCCAGGAAAAGAGATTTAAGGGAGCCGTCGTCTTTCGGTCACTGGGACTTGACAAGGGCACAGGATGCACGTCTTGGACTCCAGTTTCTCGCTTTATATATTGAAAGCGAATATAAGCCTTTCCAGGCAGCCTGGCGAGGTCTTGAATTGCTGCAAGCCGCGCTGGAATTTATCGATAAGAATCACAGTGATGTTTTTCTTGTGAAATCTAAAAACGATATCCTAAAATTAGGCCAATCCGACGCCATCGGTCTACTGATCAATGTGGAAGGCGGAGAAATCATCGGCGAAAGTCTGTTTATGCTGGACCTGATTTTCAGACTCGGTGTCCGGAGCATTGGACTGACCTGGAATGAACGCAATGCTATCGCCAACGGTGTGGGCGAAGGGCCTGACAGCGGTGGTTTATCGCAATTCGGTTTTAAAGTTATTGAAAAAATGAACGAACTTGGGATGATTATTGATGTTTCGCATGTCAATGCAGCCGGATTTTGGGATGTGATTCATCATTCCAGAACACCTATCATCGCTTCACATTCCTGTGCCGCGGCACTGTGTGGACATCGCAGAAACCTTACGGATGATCAGCTGCGTGCGCTTGCTGCAAACAAAGGACTTGTCGGCATCAATTTCTGTCAGGATTTCCTCTGCGATAACGGACAGGCCGATATAAACGATGTGGTCAGACATATCTGTCATATCGCCGAGGTTGCGGGAGTAGACAGTGTGGGTTTCGGATCGGACTTTGATGGGATCGAGTCCACACCTGCCAGGCTGGAGCATGTTGGGAAATACCCATACCTTGTAGAAAAACTGAGCCGCGCCGGTTTTAACCGCAGCGAATTGGAAAAAATATGTTATAGCAACTATGTTCGGTTTTTGTCTGCTGTTATAAAATGA
- a CDS encoding PHP domain-containing protein, whose translation MIHTAKYEADLHCHTTESDGVCTPAQVVRQAWEVGLKAVAITDHDTISGWSEAEKAGKQYHITVLKGIEINTDWEGREVHILGYALNANDDNLATRLSELREKRVQRIKKMIGKLSQCGVDIAFEDVLKHAEGDSIGRPHIAQALIEKKVVDNVHIAFDKYLKIGRPAYVPRNKLDPAEAIRIIRDAGGVAVVAHPGSFCTAQEISQWVKVGLQGIEVFHPENSADDRWRLTKIAKQNGLIITGGSDYHGHSVKPGINLGDWGVGMNVIKEIEQRSSIFFQQKD comes from the coding sequence ATGATACATACGGCAAAATATGAGGCGGATCTGCACTGTCACACGACAGAATCGGACGGTGTCTGCACTCCAGCTCAAGTTGTTAGACAGGCATGGGAAGTCGGGCTTAAAGCAGTAGCGATAACTGACCACGATACCATTAGTGGGTGGTCGGAAGCCGAGAAAGCCGGCAAACAATATCATATAACAGTGCTTAAAGGGATTGAGATCAATACGGATTGGGAAGGCAGAGAGGTTCATATCCTGGGCTACGCTCTTAATGCGAACGACGATAACCTTGCCACTCGTTTGTCAGAATTACGCGAGAAGCGCGTCCAGCGCATCAAGAAGATGATTGGCAAACTATCACAATGCGGTGTGGATATTGCGTTTGAAGATGTGCTGAAACATGCTGAAGGTGATTCCATAGGGCGTCCACATATCGCACAGGCTTTGATTGAGAAGAAAGTTGTCGATAACGTTCATATAGCGTTCGATAAATATCTAAAGATAGGCCGCCCGGCCTATGTGCCGAGAAATAAGCTAGACCCAGCCGAAGCCATCCGGATCATTCGCGATGCAGGCGGGGTTGCTGTTGTTGCTCATCCGGGATCCTTCTGCACGGCTCAGGAAATATCTCAATGGGTGAAAGTTGGCTTGCAGGGAATCGAAGTATTTCACCCCGAAAATTCAGCGGATGATCGTTGGCGCTTAACGAAAATTGCTAAGCAAAACGGATTGATCATCACCGGTGGATCGGATTATCACGGGCACTCTGTCAAACCGGGGATCAACCTCGGCGACTGGGGTGTGGGGATGAATGTTATTAAAGAGATCGAACAACGCTCATCCATCTTTTTTCAACAAAAGGATTAA